Sequence from the Methanosarcina siciliae T4/M genome:
TATCGCTCACAAGAGATTTGACACACCCAAATATTACTTTACAGTCGTGGACTGTCCGGGCCACCGTGACTTTGTCAAGAACATGATCACAGGTGCTTCACAGGCAGACGCAGCAATCCTCGTCGTTGCAGCCCCTGACGGTGTCATGGCCCAGACCAAGGAACATATCTTCCTTTCAAGGACCCTCGGTATCAGCCAGCTGATCATCGCAATCAACAAGATGGACGCAGTCGATTACAGCGAAGCAAAGTACAAGGAAGTTGTAGAACAGGTATCCGGCCTCCTTAAGATGATCGGGTTCAAGCCAGCCGATATCCCCTTTATTCCTACCTCTGCATTTATGGGAGACAACATCACCAAGCTCAGTGAAAAGACTCCCTGGTACAAGGGTCCCGTAATCATGCAGGCTCTCGATGAACTCAAGGAACCGGAAAAACCATCCACTCTCCCTCTCAGGATCCCTGTCGAAGACGCATACACCATCTCAGGTATCGGAACTGTCCCTGTAGGCAGAGTTGAAACCGGTGTAATGAAGAAGGGTGACAAAGTAGTCTTCATGCCCGGCGGAGCCGGCGGTGAAGTTAAGTCCATTGAAATGCACCACGAAGAAATTCCACAGGCCTACCCCGGAGACAACATCGGGTGGAACGTCCGCGGTATCGGCAAGAACGACGTCCGCAGAGGTGACGTCTGTGGCCATACTGACAACCCGCCAAAGGTTGCTGACGAATTCGTAGGGCAGATTGTGGTTCTCCAGCACCCCTCCGCAATCACTGCAGGGTACACACCTGTCTTCCACGCTCACACCTCCCAGATCGCATGCCAGCTGATCGAGCTTAACAAGAAGCTGGACCCGAAGACCGGGCAGGTTAAGGAAGAAAACCCGACCTTCATTAAGGCCGGAGATGCAGCAATTGTAACCATCAAACCGACAAAACCGATGGTTATCGAGCCCGTAAAAGAAATTCCACAGCTCGGCAGATTTGCTATCCGTGATATGGGTATGACAATTGCCGCAGGCATGTGCATGAGTGTTAAGCAGAAATAACACTCTCCTTTTTTCATTTTTTAAGGAGAAAAAAGGTTATGCAAAAAGCTAGAATCAGATTGTCAGGCATCAGTCCCAAGGATCTGGACGGAGTCTGCAACCAGGTAAAATCAATTGCGGAAAGGACAGGAGTAAACATTTCAGGACCTGTTCCGCTGCCCACAAAGAAGCTGGTCGTTCCTACAAGGAAGAGCCCCAGCGGAGATGGGACTGCAACCTGGGACCACTGGGAAATGCGCGTACACAAGAGACTAATCGACATTGCAGCCGATGAAAGAGCGCTCCGCCAGCTCATGAGAATCCAGGTCCCAAAAGACATAAACATCGAGATCGTGCTCGAAGGATAAATGCAAAAAATGCCAGGTTACAGAAAACCTCTGTACCCGGTATTGCAAATTCCTTTTCACTTCTTTATTTCTGAATATTTACTTTAACACTTTAGAGAGTTTTGCCGGCGGCTGCCCCTTTGAGGGCTTCTACAGCCACCGGATATTCTGCAACTTTCTCTTTCTGTGATTCTTCAAATATGTCTCTTCGTATTTTCACTGTATTTTTACTTACTTTAGGGTTTTACTTTGTTTTCAATTCGAACTTTATTTCAGATTTACTCCAGCATTTAGATTTCATTATCTTCTACCTGACTGCCATTAAAACTAACTGCCATTAAAACCTGTTTTCTGCGGTATCAGTAATTGTTATAGTGCCTTTTGCAGGAACTGTCACTGAATTCAATTGTAAAAGCATCAATCTTCTGTACTTATCCGAACTTTCCAGGATTTCCCAATCTCCGTATAGATGTTCCACGACAGTCAGATCCTGAGCTTCGGACTTGCTGTTGTTAATTTCGATCTTGTAGCTTACCCTTTCACACCTCCCGCCCTCTGAAGCTTCGACCAGGACCGAGGAAGGGATAATCCCGAAAACAATGCCGTATATTCCACCAGATGGTCCCGCTTTCAAGCTTGACCTCTCGTCTTTCATTTACAAGGGCAAACCCCTGTTCATAAATGGTAAGTTCCAGCCCCCCTCAGGCTTCAACGACTCCAGCTGCCATAATTCCCAGAGGATTTGCGGTTGAGTTTTCACCAGAAATTCCCGAGTTTGATCCGGTTTGATTCATTTCAATGCCGGATACATTTGCCTGAGCAATGCCTTCAGGTTTCGGAGGCACATAGGTTCGGAGGCACATCAGCTGAAAAAAGGAAAAAAATCCCGACAAACACTGAAATAATCCCTAAAAAGTATTTCTTTCCTCCCGTAGCGTAATTAATGGAGCTCGTATTTAGATAGACATAGTTTAATAGAAAATGCAAAATAGCTGAACCACTCAATGTTACTAGTGTCGCGTCAATGATAAAATCTCGTATAAAATCGGTTACAACATTTAAGAATTGTTCAATCTTGGATATTGGCATGACACTAGTTTTACCGGGTCAATCTGATCCCGCTAGATGTAGGAGAGTGGCCAGTCCCAAAAAGAAAAAAATAGAACATCAGGAGAGAAAAAACAGCGAGATATAAAAAACTAAATTGAAAACAGTGTGTTTTTTGATCCCTTTTGTCCTTCTTTTCAAGGACTACTCCAGTTAGCTAAAACCTTTAAAAATGTTCATTCTCCGAAGATTTGACAGGACCAACTTAACTAATTTGTATTCATTGGAATGTATCGAATTTTCAGAATTTGTCCTTTGAATAGAGCTCAATAGTCCAATAGCTACGGCATATCCTCGTACAATACATTGACAAGTTCTTCTAATGAGAAGATACTTTTAATGTTCTTATTTGGGAAAGTTTTATTGCCTCTGTTAATCCATATGCCTTTCATTCCAATTTTCTCACATGGTATAATGTCAGTTTCAATAGCATCTCCAACGTAAAAGCACTTTTCTGGTTCTTCACCATTCCTTTTACATGCACTTTCAAATATTTCCGTACAGGGTTTTGCAACATGAAATTCTCCTGCTACTATGATATCAACAAAGTAACGGGAAATTCCCATTTTACTCAGCTTTAGCTTTTGTTGCCCTGGATCACCATTACTTATAACACCCATTTTTAAATTTGAAAGTTTTTTCAAGCAGGGTATCACATCATCATAAGGTTTCCAGCTTGATTCATAATTGAATAAATAGTAATCAAATACTTTAAGTGCCTCTTCATTTGATAGGTTAATATTTCGTATTAAATAAAGTTCTTTAATTCGTTCAATGCGCTGTTCTTCAAAAGAACATTTTTTGGCTAAATATCTTTTAAAGTGTTTTTCTGCTAATTCACACCAAATAGAATAAAATTCATTAAAATCTATTTCGAAAAAATTATGATAATTCTGGTAAAATAATTCAACTCCAGAAAATTCCGCACTTTTATGATCCAATAGGGTACCGTCTATGTCAAAAAAAACCATCATGCTCTTACCTCAGATTCAAATAGTATGGCAGTATGCGTATTGAACCAAAAAATTACTTGAGAATCTCTTCCTCACGTACTCTTACTTTCCTTTTTTTTCAATGTTTATACAAACTGGCTGATACAATAATATTAGCTAAAATTAAAAACTAATCTCGGATTAAACTATTATTATTCTCATACCAAGTAGATTATTTTTTCATATTTTTGTCCATTATCGCTTAAAACCCCCTTTAAGGTGGAATATAACCCATAATATGTAAGAGAACTAAATCACAGATATTTTTCTGCCCGTACAACAGTATTCACTATACGGACCTGTTCCTGCCACAACAGGCTTTAATTTTCCTTCAAGTTTTATAAGAGGCTGCCTAAGCCTCTGGGAACTTTGATCACCTAAAGGTCATTTTCGATTTTACAAATGTTTTTAGCTTCAATTTCTCTGTCCCTGAATTCAACCTGAATATCGTCGCAGGCAGCCCCACAAGCAGGAAGATTATGTTTTTGAAGAACATGATCACCGCCCTCTGCATAAAGACTCAATATTACATATTCGATGCTCTTTTCAGAATTGAAAAAAATAGGTTATTATCTTTCATTTTTACTGACCTCTCAACAGTGTTCTGTGCGCTGCACAACAGTTCATTTTCATGCTGAATGAACAGTGCATAGCAATAGTACAGCACTGTGTTATTTATTTACTTCAGGCCTTCGAGATATTATGTAGATAAGTAGATCTCCAGAATTAAAGAGAGGGAGTAATAAGCCCGTTGCAGGCGCCTACTGCTGCACGCTAAAAACTTACCCACACGAAACTACAAAGGCCAGAAAAAAGATTTAACCAGATCTAATTCAGCTATTTCTAACTTTTTTCTTTGCAAGAATCATATGCGGAGGCTTGATATACGCAGCTGCATGACCGGAAGGATCGTTTCGTTCCAAAAACGCATCATAATCGTCCAAAAACCTCCATGTTAAATCCTCAAATCCGTGAGATTCTGCGAGGTCAGCTATCCTCTCGGGAGTATTTTCTTTCGCAAAGGGCAGATTAGGTTTAACATCACCGTACAGCTCATCAAATCGTTCGTAACGACTACTTTTTTTCTCTGTTCCATCCGGATTATGGAACCACAAACCATCAATTATCATCATAATGCCTCCGTCTTTTAAAAGCCGGCAACACTCACCCAGAAACTTATCCGGTTGAGGCAAAGTCCAGAGAAGATACTTGCTAAAAACAAAATCATACTCTCCGTCTTTAAGAGGAATTTTTTCTGCATCTCCCCGCATTAACAAAACATTTACTCCCTTTTCTCGGGCATTTGCAGCTGCTTTTTCAAGCATATTTTCGGACAAATCAACACCTGTTACATCGTGTCCCATGGCAGCAAGGGAGATGGCAAGAATCCCGGGACCTGTTCCAACTTCCACTGCACGGACTTTTTTATCAGTCAGCAGAATTTCTGAAAAAACGGATTTCCAGACATCCATTTCCTCATCCATACAGTGAGCATATTCTGTGTGATAATCAGAACTTCTGAAGTCCCAGTATTCTAATATTTTATCTTTCATTTTCCGTCCCTCAAAAATTGACATAAAAAAGTTTCTACCGGAAACAGATACATCTCAGATCCAGTTACATTGTTATCCGGAGTAAAAATACAGGCCGAATATGAGACGATACCGAGAAACTTTTCATCCAAATCTTTCCTTTGTATGCGACAGACACGTAAAATTACCGTGAGCACAACAGTTAATGCTATGAGCGCCGGGATGACAATTTGTAATTATGAGATCTTTCCTCATAAAATTGCATCCGTGCAGTATAACCATAACATTAGGTAGTGTTATTATTTACAAAAATATTCTGTGAATATCATCATAATTAACAAGATATTAATATTTATGCATTTTATTTCATATTTATAATTGAAGATATCACAATGAATTTACGGATATAATCTGGAGTATTCTAAACATATCATTACATCAGCCATATGAATATCGGATAAAATCACACGATTTAAATATACATTCCATATAACTTAGTTAAAAATAGTATTAATAATATCATAAATATTTATACACATTGGTGCTATTGATGAAATTCAACGTACAAAAAACAAAAATCTCTTCCCCGGCAGTTGCAGTAATTTTGATTGTGGCATTGCTCTGTTCAGGATGTACCGAGACTGGGGGGACTGAAGAAAAAGTTCTCCGCGTAGTTTTTAACGAAGGCCCCGATACCGGAGGCAGTCTTGATCCTGCCAACGGCTGGACAGGGTGGTATGTCCATCAGGCAGGCATCTATGAAACACTGTTCTATTATGATGCGGACATGAATCTCATGCCCAAACTTGCAACCGGCTACAAACAGTTAAATGATACGGAATGGGAAATCCAGCTCCGTGAGGATGTAAGCTTCCACGACGGAACAAAGATGAATGCGGATGCAGTTCTCTTTTCGCTGAACAGAGTACTTGACCCGACAAACAGCAGGTCATCCGAGTACTCCTTCATCAAAGAGGTACGAAAAACCGGCGAGTACACCATTGTCATCGAAACTAATGATGTTTATGCTCCATTGATAGCATCCCTTGTAGACCCGATAATGTCGATCATTAGCCCCAGCATTGTTGACGCGGACAAAGAGCCGATCGGGACCGGTCCCTTCAAGTTTGTTTCCTTTGAACCGGGTACAAGCCTTGAAATAGAAAAGAACCCTGATTACTGGGACGGTGATGTCAAAGTTGACCGTATACTTATTCAGTACAACAAAGACAGCACTGCCAGAACCCTGATGATAAAATCAGGAGATGTTGACATTGCCAGAGATCCTCTCCAGAGCGAGTATTCGGCACTTCAGGCCAATCCTGATATAAACGTCATTTCCAGAGAAACCCTGCGGACGTACTTCCTGTTTGTAAATGGTGGTAAAGCCCCATTTGACGATGTCAGAGTCCGCCAGGCCCTCTCCTACGCAATCAACCGCCAGGAAATTGTGGATACGGCACTTGAAGGGGTTTCCGGCCTTCCGGCAACCGGTATATTCACAAATACCATGCCGTGGAACGCAAACGACCAGATCGAAGCCTATGAATATAACCCGGAAAAAGCTCTGGAACTCTTCGAAGAAGCGGGAATCACGAAAGGCACAGATGGCAAACTCTACTACAACGGGGAGCCGTTCACCATTGAAATCCAGACCTACACAAAACGTGCAGCTCTTCAGCCGAGTGCGGAAATCCTAGCCTCACAGCTGGAAGATATAGGCATTACCTCAACCGTGACAATTCTGGATAGTGCTGCCCTTACAGCAAACGCTGTTGCAGGAACGTATGACTTTTCACTTGCTGCGTGGAGTACGGCACCGACAGGTGATCCTGATTACTTCCTCTCGCTTCATTATCTCTCAACCGGGAATTACGCAGCCAACTGGCTTCGCTATTCTAACCCTCAGGTCGATGAATTGATTCTTGAAGCAAGGAAAGAGACGGACGAAGAGAAACGCGCGGAGCTATACGACGAAATCCAGATACAGATTCAGGAAGATGCAGCAATACTGCCCGTCTTCTATGCCAACGAAATCTATGCACTGTCATCGGATGTTGAAGGTTTTGTAATGTATCCAAACGAGTACACAATCATCACCAAGGATATCGGATTTGCATAAATTTCTTGAGAAGGCCAGGGACTTCCACAGTGAAGTTCTGGCCTATCCAATTCAAAAACATGCCCGGAACAAGCTCCGAAATAACGAGAAGATTTCCGGAAACAGGTATCTGCGGAAACTCAATCTCATGGAAAAAAATCTGTGAGGTAAAAAGTTGATTTTGAGCTTGTTTCATCCAGGTTGGATAGTAATTTTTTGACTGTAAGAGGTATTGACATGGCTTTGAGGATGAAGTTATCGTTTGCCTGTACTGCAATTATTTTTGTTGCAATAATCATCTGTTCGGGTTGTGTTCAGACAGAGGGTTCTGAAGAAAAAATTCTTCACGTAGCTCTCACGACCGGCCCTGATACAGGAGGAAGCCTTGATCCTTCCATTTCATGGGAAGGCTGGCCCATGCGAAGAACCGGAATCTATGAGACACTCTTTTCTTACAACGAAAACATGACGCTCCAGCCTGAACTTGCAACAGGCTATAAGCAGCTAAATGAGACAGCATGGAGAATTCAGCTCCGCAGGAATGTAAGCTTCCATGATGGGACCGTAATGGACGCAGATACCGTGATATATTCCATCAACAGGGTTCTTGCTCCTTCGAACAGCAGGTCATCGGAATACTCTTTTATCAAAAACATCTACAAAACCGATGACTACACAATCGTTTTGGAAACAAATGAACCATACGCGCCAACGATTCTCATGTTCACGGACACTATCATGTCAATTGTAAGTCCCAACGCCAGTGACCTCGACAAAGAGCCGGTCGGAACAGGTCCGTACATGTTTGTATCATTCGAACCTGGCTCCAGTATAGAACTGGTAAAGAATCCTGCTTACTGGGGTGAGGAACCAAAAATCGACCGGATAATTATCCAGTACAGTAAAGACGCCGCAGCTCGAACTCTTT
This genomic interval carries:
- a CDS encoding HAD family hydrolase encodes the protein MMVFFDIDGTLLDHKSAEFSGVELFYQNYHNFFEIDFNEFYSIWCELAEKHFKRYLAKKCSFEEQRIERIKELYLIRNINLSNEEALKVFDYYLFNYESSWKPYDDVIPCLKKLSNLKMGVISNGDPGQQKLKLSKMGISRYFVDIIVAGEFHVAKPCTEIFESACKRNGEEPEKCFYVGDAIETDIIPCEKIGMKGIWINRGNKTFPNKNIKSIFSLEELVNVLYEDMP
- the tuf gene encoding translation elongation factor EF-1 subunit alpha, producing MAADKPHMNLAVIGHIDHGKSTLVGRLMYEAGAVPAHIIEKYKEEAKQKGKESFAFAWVMDSLKEERERGITIDIAHKRFDTPKYYFTVVDCPGHRDFVKNMITGASQADAAILVVAAPDGVMAQTKEHIFLSRTLGISQLIIAINKMDAVDYSEAKYKEVVEQVSGLLKMIGFKPADIPFIPTSAFMGDNITKLSEKTPWYKGPVIMQALDELKEPEKPSTLPLRIPVEDAYTISGIGTVPVGRVETGVMKKGDKVVFMPGGAGGEVKSIEMHHEEIPQAYPGDNIGWNVRGIGKNDVRRGDVCGHTDNPPKVADEFVGQIVVLQHPSAITAGYTPVFHAHTSQIACQLIELNKKLDPKTGQVKEENPTFIKAGDAAIVTIKPTKPMVIEPVKEIPQLGRFAIRDMGMTIAAGMCMSVKQK
- a CDS encoding class I SAM-dependent methyltransferase codes for the protein MKDKILEYWDFRSSDYHTEYAHCMDEEMDVWKSVFSEILLTDKKVRAVEVGTGPGILAISLAAMGHDVTGVDLSENMLEKAAANAREKGVNVLLMRGDAEKIPLKDGEYDFVFSKYLLWTLPQPDKFLGECCRLLKDGGIMMIIDGLWFHNPDGTEKKSSRYERFDELYGDVKPNLPFAKENTPERIADLAESHGFEDLTWRFLDDYDAFLERNDPSGHAAAYIKPPHMILAKKKVRNS
- a CDS encoding ABC transporter substrate-binding protein, with protein sequence MKFNVQKTKISSPAVAVILIVALLCSGCTETGGTEEKVLRVVFNEGPDTGGSLDPANGWTGWYVHQAGIYETLFYYDADMNLMPKLATGYKQLNDTEWEIQLREDVSFHDGTKMNADAVLFSLNRVLDPTNSRSSEYSFIKEVRKTGEYTIVIETNDVYAPLIASLVDPIMSIISPSIVDADKEPIGTGPFKFVSFEPGTSLEIEKNPDYWDGDVKVDRILIQYNKDSTARTLMIKSGDVDIARDPLQSEYSALQANPDINVISRETLRTYFLFVNGGKAPFDDVRVRQALSYAINRQEIVDTALEGVSGLPATGIFTNTMPWNANDQIEAYEYNPEKALELFEEAGITKGTDGKLYYNGEPFTIEIQTYTKRAALQPSAEILASQLEDIGITSTVTILDSAALTANAVAGTYDFSLAAWSTAPTGDPDYFLSLHYLSTGNYAANWLRYSNPQVDELILEARKETDEEKRAELYDEIQIQIQEDAAILPVFYANEIYALSSDVEGFVMYPNEYTIITKDIGFA
- the rpsJ gene encoding 30S ribosomal protein S10; the encoded protein is MQKARIRLSGISPKDLDGVCNQVKSIAERTGVNISGPVPLPTKKLVVPTRKSPSGDGTATWDHWEMRVHKRLIDIAADERALRQLMRIQVPKDINIEIVLEG